A region of the Arachis hypogaea cultivar Tifrunner chromosome 15, arahy.Tifrunner.gnm2.J5K5, whole genome shotgun sequence genome:
caaaactcaaactcaaactTTAACCTTAATTAGTTTACTTTAATCATGTGTTTGTGTACCTtaaaaactcaacaaactaaacagAAACAGATCTTAATTCCACAGTTAAAGGCTCAAAAATCTTCTGACACCAACAAAAAAAAAGCTCACTTTTTTCCAGCTCCAACTGCCACTTTTTTCACACAATATCCTAGCCAACTAATTCTTTTTCCATTTTACCcctccctcttcttcttcttcttcatcaaggtGGTGTTGCTTTAACAGTAccaaatatttagtttttttccATCATATTCTGCTTTGTCCATTTCTATACCAATTTCCAAACAGTGATGAAGCAAAGATCACCTCACCATCAGCAGGTACTTCCTCTCTTTCtgtgtgtgtttgtgtttgtggAATGCATGCCAGGTGTTTGTTGGTATGTTCGTGTTGGTGTGATGGGGTGTGTTTgttgattttgggaaagttgAGGTTTAAATTTGCAGAGGACTTCTTCTTGGGCTGAATTATGTTGTTTGGGTTGGTCCTGCATACAGCtcttttggggaagagtggtccTCCGGAAATGGCTTAACATGGGAACCAACGAGTCTGATTACAGTGCTGAccctgaagatgatgatgatgatgattatgacttTGATGATGAAGATGCTATTGAAATTGATTCAGACAATGAAGGTCAGTCATGTGTAAATCTGCTCAACTGTGTTTCTATTTTCATTTGGAAAAGGGGGTTGCTTTGAATTTTGTTAATTTGATTATAGTTTGGAGAATTAAGCTTTGAGGTGCATGTCAACTGTCAAATGATAATGACATATTCAGAATTTAGATTGACTTTTTGGCTGTTTTAAGTCTCACTTTGTGTTTGGTGTGTTATGCAGAGTTGGCGAGGCAGTCATGGTTTATGGGCAACCGAGGCGATAAAGCTCATCCTGAATCGAAAGGTGACTTTTTCCATACATGAATTTCTGACTTAATAACTTTGAACAGAAAAGTTTTATTCAGCTTGGTTATCACATTCTCAGGACTGTTATGTACTTATGTATAATAGCCTAAGCTTCTATTAAAATGCAGAATATCTTCCAAGGTTAAGGAGGCAAAAGTCATCAACTTTTAGGTCTCAGTATATAAACACAAAGGAATTGAGGTGAGATAATGCTCTCATACTTATTTAGGAAGCAAGAGAGAAGACAATAATTTGAAAGTGTGAAAACAGGGTTTATTTTGCTTGTTGCTCAAGCGTCTCACATATTGATTACGGTGTATCTTTGTCTCCTAGAATATGTGTTGGAACATGGAATGTTGGAGGAAAACTTCCACCTGATGACCTTGATATTGATGATTGGTTAGGTGTCAACGAACCGGCCGACATATATGTCCTTGGGTAAGTCGCTAACTGCTTGTTATTGGCTTATTGCGAGTCCTTGTTAATGTACATGAAGATCTGATGCCATTTTATGTTcacttttgaaatatttttactGGTTTGGATAAAACAATGATTTGCATTTGCAGTCTTCAAGAGATTGTACCTTTAAACCCTGGTAATATTTTTGGTGCTGAAGATACTCGCCCTGTGCCAAAATGGGAAAATATTATTCGGGAAACCCTGAATCGAGTGCGACATACACCACGAAAGATAAAATCCTTCAGTGATCCTCCTTCTCCATCAAAATATCAGCCATCAGATGATGTCCCAGATATTGAAGAAGAAATATTACTCGAAAGTGATAGTGACATCGGTGAGGAAGTCCATCCCTTGGACGAAGAAAACAATGTTTATACTGAAGTTAGTACTAATAAAACGAATGCTGATGATGACACAAATACAAATTTATTGCCTTCCAATTCTGCTGATATTGCAAACTCTGATGTGCCGGTCAAACTTAGTTTACAAAGAGAGTTTTCTTTTCCAAAGAGGTCTGAAAGGAAACACAGCTTCCGCGCTGAAGGTTTATCCGAAAATATGGATACATCATTTGCCCAACAGACCACTAAACTAACCAGAATGCTCAGTGGTTCTGAAAGGATTGGTTTGAGCTGGCCAGAGCCACCACTACATCTGCTATCCCAGCAAGTTTTAGAGAGACCAACATCTTTTAAATCTCTCAAATCCTTTAAATCATCAAAGTCATTCAACACATATAATTCTTTCAAGTCAATCATGGATGAAATGCCAGTTATGCCTTTGCTTCCTGAAATTGATCTTCAAACTTTAATTAAGCGGAAAAGAAGATCCCCATATGTAAGGATTGTGAGTAAGCAGATGGTTGGAATTTTTGTCACTATATGGGTTCGTCGGAGCTTGCGTAAACATATTCAGAATTTGAAGGTGTCAACAGTTGGTGTTGGTGTTATGGGCTACATTGGTAACAAGGTCCAttcactttcttttttctttaagtttAACATAATTTCTTGTGATTTATATTTTGATCTTCTTTAAGTTCATGGTGTTTGAGTATAGTGATCATCTCATCAATATTATTTTGGAAAACGTTTTCGATTTTCAGGGAGCAATATCTGTCAGCATGTCCATATATCAGACTCTTTTTTGCTTCATATGCACCCACCTTTCATCGGGTGAAAAGGAAGGAGATGAACTTCGAAGAAATGCTGATGTTCATGAAATACATCGTAGAACACATTTTCAATCACTTTCTTATGTTGGACTTCCCAAAAGAATCATTGATCATGAGTGAGTGCTTGCTTTGATATACCTTACCAACTACTTTGTGATCTTACCACCTGTGAAAATTGTCCACAATGAAACCTGGTCCTTCGATTCATAATCTTTTAGCTTAATTATTTGTCTCAATATTTTGGCTCAATTTTCTTTGGTCACTGTAATTCTGCAGAAGAATAATTTGGTTGGGAGATCTGAATTACCGTATTAACCTATCAAATATGGAAACAAGAGCTCTTATATTAAAAAAGCAGTGGTCAAAATTGGTTGAGAAAGACCAGGTACTACAGAATATTCATTGTACATGTACTTGTTCACTTCTTCCACGATTTATAAACATGTGAAAAGCTTTGATAACTTACATCTTACTGTGACAGCTTAGGCAAGAACTCAAGAATGGTGGTGTGTTTGATGGATGGTCAGAAGGCACCTTAAACTTCCCACCAACTTATAAATATGAGGTTAATTCAGATAAGTACTATGGAGAAGACCCTAAGGTTGGGAAGCGTTCACCAGCGTGGTATGATCTTTTTTGACCTTATATTTTGCTTTCATGTTTGCCAATCCTGTATCTATCATAGTATAAGAACTATACATGTATCTGTtttatgattttctttttctcatgAATGTTCTTCATGTCTGGGATGACCTTTCAGGTGTGATCGCATTCTTTCACACGGCAAAGGGATGAGATTACTGAATTACAGAAGGGCTGAGCTCAAACTTTCGGATCACAGACCTGTGATGGCCACATACATGGTTGAGGTTGAAATGTTCTCTCCTAGGAAGCTACAGCGAGCTCTAACTTACACCGATGCAGAGATTGAAAACGAAGAAATCATAATGAATTCAGGTGGTTGGACCATAGCTACTTAGTATTTAACAGGTGAGCATGAGTTGCTTCCCATGTCATGTACCTCAAAAGTTATGAACTTGAATATATTAAATATCTCTTGTATCAAGCTTTTGATATATATCCTATTGTGATATCTTGTGCAGGGATACATCATACAGAATTAGCTGAAAAGGAGGAAGTATATGCAGAAATGGAATGATTATCAGAGATAGCTGCTGCCACTTCTTAAATTCATAATGCCACTATTAGATATTAgattcattctttttctttcaaataattttttagatcaGTTTTAGTAGAAGAAATAGTTGTGTGAATGATGGTATCAGGGGTCTAGTCTTAACAATAGGATAGAGAGCTAGCTTATTGAATGGGTGTATGTGTATGTAATTTTGTGGTTGGGGTGTGCATAATAACAAGAGATTTTAGTGGAAGCTTTCTTTGTGCATATAGAAATAATTACAAGGCATGTATACTTATATGTATATGTTGAGAGTTCATTGCCTTCTTACATTGAAGCTTCCTACTTTCAAGTTTACTTTTCTGAATTCTCTTTGATAATATTTTAATGCTTACAAAAGATTTGTGTGGATAGGGGATCTACCTTTTAGAGGATATAAATGTTTCAGTCATTTAACAGAAGCTTCTAGAAGTAAAGACAAGCGACACAGTTtacataacaataataataataaataaaataaaataaaataaaataacttccAGTATTCAGAAGAAGTGAAGAACAATTGAACAAAGCTGAAGTTAAAAACTATGTATCTATGTATTCGAGATAACAAAGAATATTGACTAATTGTGTcggataaattttataaaatagaaaataaaataaaataaaacaaaacaactcCTTAAAATCTGGTGAGTTGATGGATGATAAAGTCGGTTAAACATTTTCAAACTCTTAAAagtcaaataataaataaacaaaaagaaaagttaaggagagagagagagagagagagagagagagagagagagagagagagaagttgcGGCGGCGATTTGTGCCACGTAGGCATGTTAGATTGTTAGCAACTCTAAATGAGTCGTAGCAGTGAAACTGAAACAGAATCAGAAACAGGAAAAGCAACAGCAGCAGTTGTCGTTCAAGTTGAGCTTCACTTGTCGATTACATCCCTCGCTATGTTCCTTCTCAAGGTCAATTACCCTGAACTTAATTCTCACCATTTCATGTTTCTTGATTGCTTTCATAACTAACTTCTTCTGTTTCATTCCACAGACATGGAGATCAACTGCTTTTGGTGTCTATGGTTATCTCAACTTCACCAAACCTGCTTATCTGTTAGTCCTTTCTTTTATTCCAACTCCTCTTTtctttcatataattattttcttaattaaaaattgACTTGAGGTGATTAACTAATCTTATATATTCTTGGTTGATGCAAATTAAGccaatattcttttaattttctttgacAAATGCACATGGGGGTTCATGATActtgaaaatttcaaatttgtATACTTTCTACATATTTGTATTAGTGATatactgattttttttattttcaatttttttttgggtaGGGATCATGCTAAGAAATTCAAACCAGGGGAAATGGATATACAAATAACAGGGAAGAATTGCATTGTTACTGGAGCTAACTCTGGAATTGGCTATGCAACTGCTGAGGGTCTTGCAAGACGGTTTTGATCTGTTTCAAATGCTtgtctttttgaaaatttcagatTGTTAACTATGTAATTATATCTTATGGTTGATGATTTTCACTAGTGGTGCCACTGTCTATCTTGTGTGCCGGAATAAGGAGAGGGGAGAGGCTGCACTTTccgaaattcaaaccaaaaccgGCAATCAGAATGTACATTTAGAGGTACTCCTATTTGTttgtttttcagggtttttagggttctTACTTCTTGTTGTTCACCCTTTCTTTTGAACTATGATTTCTATCTGAATTGGCTAATTTGTGTTGCAGATTTGTGACCTTTCATCTGTTGCAGATATCAAGTCATTTGCTTCCAGGTTTTCTAAAAAGAATATGCCAGTTCATGTGTTGGTAAATTTCTCAACTTTAGTGCAAGAGAAGATAATAATTAACTGCATTTAACTGTTTTAGCGATTTCTATGCTCTTGAATGAAGCTAATATGTAAAGAATTTCTTGCATCAAGGTTAACAATGCAGGGTTACTTGAGCAGAAACGAGTTACCACGTCCGAAGGGTgtgtaatttttgttttatttgtggAATTGAATTTGAAAGTTTAGCAGATTTCTACATGTAACCTGCATTGGTATGcttccttttttttaatgcaatctGTGATAATCCAGGTTTGAGTTGAACTTTGCTGTAAATGTGTTAGGCACTTATGCCATGACAGAATCGATGGTACCATTACTAGAGAAAGCATCCCCGGATGCGCGCGTCATTACAGTTTCATCTGGTGGAATGTATACTACTCCCTTGACCAAAGATCTTCAGGTAACTGCTTTGTTTATGAATGTGTCAGCTGGATATATCATTCAAAGGACTAATACATGAACTTATTTGGTTGTCAATATCCAGTTTTCTGGGAGCAATTTCGATGGGGTTGAACAATATGCTCGAAATAAGCGAGTTCAGGTTAGTTAACTCTATTATGAAGCATCAGTTAACTGGAGTgccttcttttttatttctcaGTGTATGAATGAATGCTCCATTTGAGCTTATGACACGGTAATATGGCAGGTTGCCCTGACAGAGAAGTGGGCCGAAACATATAAAGACAAAGGGATAGGATTTTACTCAATGCATCCAGGTTGGGCTGAAACTCCTGGAGTTGCTAAGAGTTTGCCAAGCTTCAATGAGAAGTAAGTATTCTTTGTCTATGACATGGGAAAAAGCATGAAGATCTAAGTCATCTAGTTGTTTCTGTTCAATTTGATTCTTCTTGTGCCTATATTCAAGTTTCAGAATAGTGTCATTCTACAGAATATAGGAGTATCAAGTGTCATATATCCTAAATTTTAGAGAAGATTAATGTATACTTTTACAAATAGAGGGAGTGTTTTTTTTGGGGACAATTGATTCTTTGGCAATTATTCATTTGCAACTTTGAAATAGTTTTACATTTGTTCAATTATTTACAGGCTTGCTGGAAAGCTTAGAACAAGGGAAGAAGGTGCAGACACAGTTGTTTGGTTGGCATTACAACCTAAAGAGAAATTGGTCTCAGGTGCATTTTACTTTGATAGAGCCGAAGCTCCAAAGCACCTTCCGTTGGCCGCGACCAGTGGTTCTCATACCTTGATCAACTCACTTGTTGAAGATCTTCATTCAATTGTTTCTCCTTTTCCATAATAGGTACTAGGTAGAGAGTATATCTGTTTCTCCAACACAAATTCacaggaaaaagaaaatgaagtttAGGAAGTTTTCTCCAAAAAGCTATAGAGATCCCTCATGTATGAGTGAGTACTCAGGTGAACATGGTTTCAAATTCTTGCAGTTGTGTTATGATGCAGAATTGTTGCAAGAAAAGGTAAATGTAACAGCTGTAGTTACTATCTGGGCAGTATCTGTGACATGATGTAGTTATTGAAATGAATGCAGATAATGATGTGATATCAAAAGTGAAAACCTCAATCATAAGTTACACCAATTTCACAtacttttagtttgcttattactCCAATATACAATATACAAATTCTATATATGCTGCATATAAATAGCCTTTGGATTTTGCTAATGCCTACATACTAAACTGaacaatgaaaatataataatgtACATACTAATTTATACCTCAACCATTATTATTTTTTGCAGAAATGTTATATCCATCACTTTTGTTTATATTACTCTTGAATATTCTTTATTTTtggtattaaaaataattgataagtattgagaaaatataaaaaatttgtagTGAATACCATTAACAAAAATATACAATAGATATATACAAAAAGTGGTACAAATAtcatttctcttattttcttattCACGAAAATAGACTCCATTTTAGTAAGTTATTTAGCAGATATGATCAAGTTAATAAATCGATCCACATTATCAAAAGTCAAGACAACTATTCCAAAACcgaaatatatttaatatatttagtgTGATTTTCGCTGTAAATAATTCTTATTAATCTCTATTTCTACATCTAATAGAGGTGAAATATCTTATTTATCttgttatgtatatattgttttataataaatactattttattattaatattttcttaACAATTAAgacatgtttttttattttgttaataaaaaataatttaaatatatataattaattaaaaagataaataaattagaGAATCTCATGTCAAATAAGTGCAATTTAATCGGAAATGTTTCATCCATCCTCAAAGATAAGATTTGTGTGCTGACGTCACGAATGCACACGTGGCACGTGGTAGTTAGGCCATGTAAAAATTTGGTGGGCAAAGCCCAACAGAATCTCTAACAAGATTCAATATTTTAAGTCCTCCATGATTCTCTCCACGTGACCCATTTTCATTTCTCACAACTCACAACAATCTGTCATCTCTCAACAGAATCTTACACAAAACgccaccaaaaaaaaataaaaaattcagtaACACTTTAGTTCAAGTAACTCGCACAACAAAGGTATCACATAAAATTTTCTCTGAATTATTGTATTGTAACTATAATTTGTGTGTAATTGTGTATTGTTTCTGCAGTTGAGTGTTAaagtctctctctttcttctcaattttgatttttgaatgcatgGTTCACTGCAGAGGTTCCTCTTCTTTTGATTTGATATTCCTCTTTTGCATTCTCTGCTTCTGAGAGGTGAGTTTCTGAGTAACTAttttcattgtttctctttttcttttgttaatcttGAAACGGGTTTTCAAATCCAGATTGTTTCTGGCAGCTGGCTTCATTGGATTCTCTCTGTCTCTTAATCCCAATTCAACCAttttattcaatttcaaaaaGATTGTAACTTTGTTTCTCTGTTTCTCATGGTGCATGGGGGTTCTTATACCAGCTAATTTAGCTCTGAATTTCTTTGTATTAGGTGAATTGTTAAAAGCTCAATTCTATATTTTTCTACATTAAGCAGTGCGAATTTCACACTAGATCGTCAATTCTGTTTCTCAATGGTCTTTGTGGTGCATGCATAGAAAGAAGTTAGTTATCTGTTCTGATTTCCTCTGTTTTTGATCCAGACAAATCTTTGGTATTGATTGGTTGTTCAGCAGAGATGGTAATAGAAACAGTTGAATTGCTGAAAGGCTTTGCATCCcatgaagagattatggagattCTTGCCACAGTGGCTGCAGATTTGGGGGATGTC
Encoded here:
- the LOC112751981 gene encoding type I inositol polyphosphate 5-phosphatase 1 isoform X1, which produces MKQRSPHHQQRTSSWAELCCLGWSCIQLFWGRVVLRKWLNMGTNESDYSADPEDDDDDDYDFDDEDAIEIDSDNEELARQSWFMGNRGDKAHPESKEYLPRLRRQKSSTFRSQYINTKELRICVGTWNVGGKLPPDDLDIDDWLGVNEPADIYVLGLQEIVPLNPGNIFGAEDTRPVPKWENIIRETLNRVRHTPRKIKSFSDPPSPSKYQPSDDVPDIEEEILLESDSDIGEEVHPLDEENNVYTEVSTNKTNADDDTNTNLLPSNSADIANSDVPVKLSLQREFSFPKRSERKHSFRAEGLSENMDTSFAQQTTKLTRMLSGSERIGLSWPEPPLHLLSQQVLERPTSFKSLKSFKSSKSFNTYNSFKSIMDEMPVMPLLPEIDLQTLIKRKRRSPYVRIVSKQMVGIFVTIWVRRSLRKHIQNLKVSTVGVGVMGYIGNKGAISVSMSIYQTLFCFICTHLSSGEKEGDELRRNADVHEIHRRTHFQSLSYVGLPKRIIDHERIIWLGDLNYRINLSNMETRALILKKQWSKLVEKDQLRQELKNGGVFDGWSEGTLNFPPTYKYEVNSDKYYGEDPKVGKRSPAWCDRILSHGKGMRLLNYRRAELKLSDHRPVMATYMVEVEMFSPRKLQRALTYTDAEIENEEIIMNSGGWTIAT
- the LOC112751981 gene encoding type IV inositol polyphosphate 5-phosphatase 3 isoform X2, encoding MKQRSPHHQQLFWGRVVLRKWLNMGTNESDYSADPEDDDDDDYDFDDEDAIEIDSDNEELARQSWFMGNRGDKAHPESKEYLPRLRRQKSSTFRSQYINTKELRICVGTWNVGGKLPPDDLDIDDWLGVNEPADIYVLGLQEIVPLNPGNIFGAEDTRPVPKWENIIRETLNRVRHTPRKIKSFSDPPSPSKYQPSDDVPDIEEEILLESDSDIGEEVHPLDEENNVYTEVSTNKTNADDDTNTNLLPSNSADIANSDVPVKLSLQREFSFPKRSERKHSFRAEGLSENMDTSFAQQTTKLTRMLSGSERIGLSWPEPPLHLLSQQVLERPTSFKSLKSFKSSKSFNTYNSFKSIMDEMPVMPLLPEIDLQTLIKRKRRSPYVRIVSKQMVGIFVTIWVRRSLRKHIQNLKVSTVGVGVMGYIGNKGAISVSMSIYQTLFCFICTHLSSGEKEGDELRRNADVHEIHRRTHFQSLSYVGLPKRIIDHERIIWLGDLNYRINLSNMETRALILKKQWSKLVEKDQLRQELKNGGVFDGWSEGTLNFPPTYKYEVNSDKYYGEDPKVGKRSPAWCDRILSHGKGMRLLNYRRAELKLSDHRPVMATYMVEVEMFSPRKLQRALTYTDAEIENEEIIMNSGGWTIAT
- the LOC112751982 gene encoding uncharacterized protein, which translates into the protein MSRSSETETESETGKATAAVVVQVELHLSITSLAMFLLKTWRSTAFGVYGYLNFTKPAYLDHAKKFKPGEMDIQITGKNCIVTGANSGIGYATAEGLARRGATVYLVCRNKERGEAALSEIQTKTGNQNVHLEICDLSSVADIKSFASRFSKKNMPVHVLVNNAGLLEQKRVTTSEGFELNFAVNVLGTYAMTESMVPLLEKASPDARVITVSSGGMYTTPLTKDLQFSGSNFDGVEQYARNKRVQVALTEKWAETYKDKGIGFYSMHPGWAETPGVAKSLPSFNEKLAGKLRTREEGADTVVWLALQPKEKLVSGAFYFDRAEAPKHLPLAATSGSHTLINSLVEDLHSIVSPFP